In Synchiropus splendidus isolate RoL2022-P1 chromosome 7, RoL_Sspl_1.0, whole genome shotgun sequence, the genomic window TTCAGTTAGTGGTGAGTCTGAATCCTTGTACAGCTGGCTGTTCTAGACTGTGCATGTTTTTAATCTTAAAAATCCCTGTGTCCCTCCCCAGGCCTCGGTCCCGGTGGATGTGATGCCCGGCCAGCACGATCCCACCAACTTCACACTCCCGCAGCAGCCTCTGCACCGCTGCATGTTCCCCCTGTCCTCGGTCTACCCCACACTCATGCTGGCGTCCAACCCCTACCAGGCTGAGGTCGACGGGGTCAGGTAAGTTCCAGTGATGGTGCGTTCATGGAGCTTAACATGGATGTTCAAAACCTGCTGTGGAGATGGAGTCAAGTTGTTGGTTCTCATTACATCCGATTGTCAGGAACTGCAGATCGTATGAATTGGGTGGAATATTCAAAGatatataatacaatattacatttaaagCGCAACAAAATACGAGCAGAAAACATGACACAAAGTTCCAGCTTCTCCCCGATGGATGTGCGGGTGTGCGCCACAAGAGGGCGCACGGAGCTCACGCTCACAAGTCGACATGATAGCGCGAACTGGCTGTTGTTTGTGTGGCCATGTTTCACTCTCTTGAAGCGTTTGAGATGCTTGTTTTTATGAGGTCTGTCCCACCTACGCACAGGTTCCTGGGCACATCAGGTCAGAACGTGTGTGACATGGAGCGGTACAGCAGCATGGACAGTCACCTGGAGATCCTGGAGGAGACCCTGCGGCTGCGGCACTTGGCTCCCACCGCACCTGACACGCTGGGTCAGAATGATGAGACTCGCGCCGCTGCCAACGTTGCCATTTCATGCCACTCATTTTGAATGTGTCACCTCAGGTTGTTACCCTTTCTACCAAAAAGACCCCTTCATCCTGGAGCAGTGTCCCCACGTCTACTTCAGCGGCAACGCCTCCAAGTATGGGTCTAAGGTCATCGAAGGTCAGTCTTATTTTGGTGGAGACTTTCATCCTGACTACATCAACCAGTAACACAGCTCCTCCTCCGTCAGGTCCGGATGGACAGGAAGTTCTGCTGGTGACAGTCCCGAAGTTCAGCAGCACACAGACGGCCTGCCTGGTCAACCTGCGCACTCTGGAGTGCGAGCCGGTCAGTTTCTCAGCCTTCTCTGCTGAAGACGACGAGGAAAGTGAGATGAATATCAGCCACTGAGAGAGTTGGAATCCTGCATTTGTACTGTAaacataataaatgttttgttttttacatgtGAGAAGTATTACTGAGGTTTGTTTGAAAACTATGAGATGTTTCCTATGAACATCTTCATTGAAAACCCGTGTCTTGCTGTGTGACAGTAACACACAAGGACCACGCAGacacaagttcacacacacaaccaacCAGAAAAATCGGGAAAATGGAAATAAGGGGCAGAAGATGATTTCAGAAGTAAAAAGACAACATTCTTGGATCATAAGAACAACATGACATGTGAAGAGATGGTTAAAATTGTGCATGAAAGGAGGGGGATTTAAAAGATGGcccaaaaaaatgtgaaaaatacctaaaaatgacatttttcctaagacaaaacaaaaaatgaatggtCTGGCATTGTTGGATGATGCAAACAACATGAAATGGTTCAAAATGGACATACGTTTGGcgggaaattggaaaaaaaaatgacactcgAGCCTCATGTACAATGATGCGTGTGCACAGAAAATGTGGTGTTTCAGTGAGTAGTTTTGCGCTGTATTCTATTATGTTGCTTCGGAGTAAATGGATACAAAAAATCTCCTGCACACAGCTACTTTACAGATGATTTGCGTATTTGTATGAAAGAACTGCGCATAGATTCATGCATTCACACAGATCAATTGGTGTGTACTCAATGTTCGGGTATGAAATCGACCCAGGTTCTTGTCCTTGAGGCGCCAGGTCTCCAGAGAGCAAGTACAGAAGCGTTTCCTTACAGGTCGACTGTTTCTACTCAGACAGGCTGTACTGCAAAGGACAGTTAGGAGGGAAATGAAAAGTCTCTGCTTCTCTCAGAGGTAATTCTGTTTAATAGTTGGAAACGGTTGCACTATACAAATCATACAGTTGAAGTGATTGAGCCTGTTGTGGACCTTTGGGTTCCTTCATGTAACTACAGGTAGGCAGACACGGAGGGGTGGGGGCTGGTTTGATATGTgactgtgcgtgtgtctgtTAATAGTCGTCGATCTTGTACTCATAGTTATAGTCCAGGATGGAGTCTGTGAAGCCGCCCGGTGTGGAGGACTGCCCCTCCCCTATGAACCACGGGTTGTACCAGGACTGGGTGGTCACTGGCGTTGTGGCTatcgtggtggtggtggtaggTGGTAACGTTGTGGTCGTCATGGATCTCAATTTCAAAAGCCTCAGCTGTCGGAGGCGACGGAGGCGGGCGATCCGgagcctcctctgctgctcgcTGGTCAGATGCGAGCCGTGCGAGACCACGCGCCTGTTGCTGTTGAGGACCAGCGGATACTGAGGtctcctgttgccgttgctcaGCAGACGGATGGGCTTGTTTCCGTGGAGAGCCATGATCTGAGGATGGAACACAAAGTGAGCCGAGGTCCAGCCCGACCGTTCCCGAGTTCCACCTCACCTGTTTGATCCGATCCCAGTTGGATTTGGCCAAGTTGAAGCTGCAGGTGGTGGCCCCTGACTGGTAGCCCACCACGCAGAGTTTGGTTTCAGGTGAGAAGCCCTCCGCTCGCACCGTCACCCGGTACTCTCCGGGGTTCAGCAGACGCCAGTAGTCCCCGGAGGGAGCTGGGAGAGAGTGAGGTGTCAGTTCACTGCCACCAGTTCTGCTCTCCAGTCAGAAGCTAACCTGTTGTGACGTCGTGGTTAACGCCCTCCACGGACACTGTGGCGTTGGCTATCGGGTTTCCTAGCTGATCCTTCACAATCCCTCTGATGCCTCGATGAACCTGGGTGAAGAAGACACACTCGAGCAGTTCGTGTTTCTCTgcgtctgcagtggtcagtaccttaTATTACCCCAACACTGACAGCTACTAACCTGCTCCATGAAGACGAGCATGGCCTCTCTATTCTTCTCCCATTCGTATGAGAGGTCACTCTGATGTGGGAACTTGTCACAGCCCAGGAACATGGACAACTCGAGGCAGTTGGTGTGCAGGTAGCTGAAATCGTTCATGCCTGCAGAGGGCAGACACACCCTTTCAAACACATGACAGACTTGAAATCCATCAAGAAGACAGCGAAGAAGACAGAATGAGCCCCTCCCACCCGCACCACGAATAAAGGAGAGGCCATCTAGAAGAGAGGAAACTCCTCTCCTCCGTGCTTACTTCCTGAGACAGGCCTCCACTTGGCTCTGTTGACGATGCCATGTCCTCCCACGGCCGTGTCTCCCTGGCAGGAGGTGTGGAAGTTCTGCATCATTGCCAGGTGAGTGGAGGCGTAGGAGATGGCCAGCCACCTGAAGAGCGACTCGTCGGGGATGGCCCGGGGTTCGTCCTCTGGTTCCGAGTACTGATACCCGCCTCCTCtggtgtcctcctcttcctctctttggCCATAACCGTGGTCGTAACCCGGGTCCTGCCTGTGGTCGTAGCCATGGTCGTACCCTGGGTCATGGCCCCGGTCGTAGCCCCGGTCATAGCCCCGGTCGTAACCCTGGCCCTGCCACTCCTCCGCTGGCTCAGCATAACCTCTGCCCCTCCAGTCTTCCTCAGGCTCCTCCTGATAGCCCCGCCCCCACGCCGTCACATCGAAGGGCTCCTCCTCTTCGTACCTGAGGCAAGACGGCGTCATGACACACTGTTTTGGACCTCGGGAGAAGACAGGGGCGGAGGCTTACTGTCTCTTCTTGCGGCTGTGAGGCTTGGTGTCCTCAGGCGGTTTGTTGAGACGGAAGCTGTCGAAGGGATACGCCACAATCCTCTCGCCGCCCTGGAAGTTGGCGCCCAACACAAACGGGTAGCTTCTCATCCAGGAGATGATGGCCCTGGTCTCCACGGCGATCTGTCAATCACAGCTTTCTGATTCAGCACCAAGCTTTTATGAGTCTTCCTCAAGAGGCGGCGAGTCTCACAGAGCTGTTCGCCTCCATGTTCTCTGGTATGGGCACATGGTGGTTGGGGGTCACTTTGGGCACCAGTCCTTTGTCTTCTGCATCCCACAGGATGGTATTCAGATCCGGGAAGTTTTGGAAAATGTCAAAGCCATCTTCTGTGAAGTGGCCGGTGGTCCAGCTGCTCAGCTCTGACCCCTACAGGAAGAAAGTGAAAAGTGCGGTGAGTTGGTGTTGAAGAGACAACAGGAGTGAAAGTTGGAGAATGAAGCAGCGACTTCAAATCCAGTGAAGACAATGGGATTTCTTACGAATTCAAAAGCTCTTTCATGTCCATCTGGATTCAGCGAGGGAACCAAGTGAATGCGGATTCCCTCCACAAGCCGCTGAGCTCGAGGGTTCCTGTCCTTGTATTCTTTACATAGGTACTGCATAAGGAGTAGGAGCATCTCTCGGCCCACCGCCTCATTCCCATGGAGACCGGCTGTGTAGCGGAACTCTGGCTCTCCTGTCGGTATCACCCAGAGAGAGAAGCATAGACGCTGAGACGATTCTTTAAAAAAGTCAGGACGCGACAGGAAACCCAACCTATCTCGTGCTCGGTCGGGTTCCCAGAGATGATCATGGCCATGATCTCCCGCCCACTGGAGCTGCGGCCCAGGCTGTAGAGGTGGGTGATGCTGGGACACTCTTCATGCACTGCTTTCATCCGCTGAGCGTGAGACAAAAGCAAGAATGTTTCAAATGGATTTCAGAGGAAATAAACCACAATGAAATCAAAACAGCCACCAGGGTTTCCAGGAAAAACACTCACTGAAATCATCTCGGAGTAGCTGTGGTGTTTGAACTCTAAGTAGTCCACTGGAGTCACCTCATTGAGTCTGTGCAGGACGAAGTCCTGATCTGTGGGAGAGCAGAGGTTCTCAGCCACCACCGTGTCACTGTGGGTGTTGGCAGTGTGTGGCTCTGACCAGGCAGGGGGCAGCCCAGGACCTCCAGTCTCATACAGAGGGTTCCGTTCCAGCTCTGCGGAATGATGCGGATGTAGCGAGCCACCACCGGCGCTGCTAGCTGATTCATCACTGGGGTCTCTGCGTCACTGTTTCCAAAAAACAGCTGGGGAGAGCAGAACAAACATGCGTAACAGCAGGCAATAAAAACATCTTTTCGTTCAAATCCTTTGTGCATTCATTAAAAACAGAGAGCTCAACTTCAATTTGGAACAATGATTGATCTAAATCCATCCACTTTTATATAAGGAGTGTACATTTTTTACCAACATATTTGGATGGAAATTTGTCACGGTAGTAAGTTGAGCCCAgaaaaagcataggaagaaagAAGCTACCAAGGTttagaccagaggtgggcaattccaTTCCCTTAGGGGCCAGGTTATGTATTGTGACggttgagaggggccgtcaaacccaaagacagGAGGgtcagagaaaattgaaaataaaaatcaagtgatgacatcatgtctgACTATGAAATTACTcttaaatgcacagaaaatgttggtttgttgtgtttttttccacttaaaccacattccattcaaaagattctcaatatgtctcatacatttcaaaatctactttcaattctgatgtattttaagggacaaaaaaacagtgtcagtttttttttgctctgattCCATgaggccacataaatacagtcaaagggctgcatttggcccccgggccgcacttttgCCCAGGTCTGCGACATGCATtataattaaaatgaaagaataatgcactataaataaataaatatgtttcttCAAGTCATTTGGGTTTTAGACATCGCTGCCCAGATGACCCCTGTTCTCACCCAGTCAGTGTAACCATCATGGATGGTGGTCCACTCTCTGCTGTCGTTGCTGAAGGCCAGGAAGTAGGAGGTCACATAGTCGCTCCTGAAACAAGCCAGTGAGGGATTAGAGCATTAAAAATCGAGAGAGGTGCGATGAACTTTTTTGCCCAGGTCCTACTCATTTTTGGAGTTTCGTCCCTGCGTGATGACTCCGGTGAACTCCGTCTCTCTGCGTGCGTCTATCTCGAACCAATGGATTCTGTCCTCTGAGTTTGCACACCAGGCGCCACCTCTGACGTTGTCCTCATCATCAGAGCCCTGATACACACAAGCGTTTGTGACACATCAAACACCTTTTCTCATCCGAAGaacacaacaaaaaatgcattcagCTTGCTTCCTCACACATATTTAGGGCGGAAAAGATGCTATATTTTTGGAGGAGACAGAGCTTTGTTGTGGTTCCGGTCCAACATTAACACACCGGACTTCGTACCCAGCAATGAGAGGCGTCCAGCCCGGGAAGATGTACTTTGCTGCTCAGCCTTTTTTTGAGCCGATTACAAACGGAAACTTGAAAAGTCGGAAATGAGCGTGGAAGTTGAATAATAGCAGTTATTTTCCAGCACGTGTCTGCAGCCCAGTGTTTATTCTCGGGCCCGGCAGCAGGTAAGTAACGGTCTGAGGAGGCGCTGGGAGCCAGCCGTGACTGATGTTACCTGCGTGTTGAGACGAGCCCGCTGAGGGGAGAAACTGTACTGCAAGACGGAGGAGGCCGAGAGCTGGTCCGACTCGATCTTGTGCGACTCCATCCCCAGCGGAGGACACTCTGACACAGACACGTTCACCAAGTCAGTGGAGAGAGGACTCAAGTCAACGGACTCATTCTTGAAAAGAACTCACTCTTTGGCTCCTTAAATACTTTTGGTCTTTTCTTGGCCCGTTCTTCTGCCTCCCTCAGTCTCTCTTCTCGCTCTGGAAAgaatattttcattcaattcaGATCAGGTAACATGGGAACTGGTCGTAGTCGGATAAAGCCTGGAAATCCAGTCGACAGTCAACAACAAAACTTTTTGCAAATTCCTGTTTGTGTCTATGGAGGAGGCTCCAGATGATAAAAGTCATACATCAGTCCTTCTGCTCTTAGGACAAGAGGTAGGCGACACCCAGAATAGGTTGCTTCTCTCAGGGCACGTTGAGACAAACAACCATTTACACCCACAGCTACGGACAACTTAGAGTACTCAATTtatctctgtatgtttttggactgtgggaggaaaccggagtgccagCAGTGAACCCACCCACAGGGAGGtcacacaaacaccacacagaAAATACTGGAGCTGGCGCTTGCAACAAGAAACCAGCCGAAAGTCTGGCTCATACTTGAAGCACGTAGTTTCGCTTTCATCTTCTCCACACACGTGTCTGGGAACCATCTGCGTCTCACTCCGTTTGCTCTGAGCGTCAGCTGTCCTCCATCTCCAACTCATATTGAACTGAAAGCGTTTTTCAACTTGAACCTCGCTGGCGTTGAATCCAGCACACAGGAAGTGCCCTCTGACCCCAGCCCTGGAGGGGCAGTTAATCATGTCCAACTCTGACCTCCACCTGACCTCTACTCTGACCGACATCCCAAGCCAGCCACAGTCCTGTCACCAGAAAAATAAACGGATCGTGACCTCTACACACTCTTTTTGACTTGAATAGTCTTCTCCTAACAGTTCAGTGGGTCCAAGGTTCAGGAGGTGGTCAGCTCCCCCTCCTCATTCCTCCACGCTCCAAATTGGAGCCAGATTCAATAGTACCCGTTGCATGCTGGGAAATCACAAGCAAACTCTCTTATGTAAAATATCACCGAAAGGTTTCACGCTCCGACGGTGACAGCCAAACACCATATCACTGCGCACGTTGAAAAGTCCACATCTGGATGGTCTTACCTCgggcttctctctctctctccttggctgctctctccctttctctctccatCCACTTCTCTTCAGCCTCGTCCACTTTCCTACCTGGGGGAGTATTTTGGACAGGGTCATTACCACAGGCTTTCACCAGTTTTCTCAGTCACGGGCACTAAAAACGTCACGCCGTTTCACATTCACACATCTGGAAGCATGTCAGTacgactctttttttttttttttttttttgctgtgctgGCAGAAAATCTCTTGCTTTAATCAGACTTGTGTGGGATTCCAAGCACGTACTTGAATAGTCGTCGTAGTCGTCATACCACGTCTCCCTCGGCGGGACAGATGTGGCCTCCTCTGTGGAGAAACAGTAAAGTTTCCCTCAGACAACATGGCTTCATCACCAGTGACGTTTTATGAGACGGTTTGTTTTCATCCGCAGCTCTTTATAGCCTGATCTGCAGCAACAGAGGAGCTTCTCCCTGCTTGGGTGAATGTAAACACCTGCCATGTCATTACAGCTGTTCCACTTCTCATTTGCCGTCACAACAATCCAGATTTGATGAGAAGCTTTTGTTAATTCCTGTCAAAACTGTGGCTGCTGGAAAAGTAGGTCAGGTTCACTCAGTTCCACTACTAAGTGACGCACATGGATCGCTCATTGCCTCATATGTAAAAGTCATTTCCGATAAAGGTACAGGTGAAACCAGACCACATCCGAGCGCCGGTGTTTACCTGGTAGATTCTCGACCGTGATCTCAGGACTGACTTCTTTACCATCTGGGAAGGGAAGGTTATCTGGAACCTCAACTGAAAtaggaggaaaacagaaaatgagagCGAGTAGTAGGAAGGTTTTTGGCTGCAGATGTTGGTGGAAATACTGAGAGGCGGCATGGAAACAGGCAGTAATGAGACAGCTCAGTCTGGACCTGAGGATGGTTCTGGGAAACTGGTTACATTATGGCTGAGGGTGAATGGTGCTCGTCTAGAGGAGATCAGGATCGGAGTCCTGGGTGTCAGACTGAATCCTGTAAGGGCTGTGTGGGAAGATCAGGAGCACGCGCTTCACCAGTCGGGTGTGAGAAAAGCTGAGATCAGTGGATtgtcaggctgctgctgcttatTTGATGAGAAGAAAAACCCACATCCTCATGGCTGGGACTCATTTCATGCTCCTCATCCCAATTAATACCACATTCATTTTTCTTGAACAAGGCATGTTCATAATTTTGGTCTAATCACTTCATGAAGACCATATTCTCCACATAAATGCATAAGAGCTGTATGATTATTATTAAGTCTGTACCCCTTAACaaaaactttctttgacaaatatatatatatatatatatatatatatatatatatatatatatatatatatatatatatatatatatatatatatatatatatatatatatattttaaataaaaaaatgcaaccTCACTGGATATTCTGTATTATtggcattttacattttattcgaCTTTAATCACAAATCTTCAATTTGGTgccttttattgaattacttttgaaaaaccttttgtgtgtgtttttctagttgtgtttgtatttataaaaaaaaaccataaaacCATTTTCTTGGCATAATATGTTATGATGTTATTGTTTGTGCATTCCATTTTTCCTTGGGTACCATTTCTCTCAAAGAATTGTGTCTATTATTTTGTAATAAttagtttggttttttttactcTCATAATTAAGCCACAACTCGACTATTATAACCACAATCTTTAGTTTGATGTGGTGTGACACTGACTAAGCCAGAAGGGTCACACCAGCAAACCTCAGGTTGAAGTGAAGGTACGTAtcatgttgtagtcaagactgtGTCAGAGACCAACAACTGAATTCAGATCAAATTACTAGTGCGTTCCAATGATAGTATTTCAGTTcagtgagaaaataaacatatgtgtgtgtgtctatatgactaaTAGACTTATGTGTCTGTATTCTACTGTATATTCCTTTTGATCTTGGCCACTCACTGATCTTAGTCTCGACTGCGCCCTTGAAGACTTGGGCTTGGACTTGATCAGTGCATGCTCAGGTCTCAGCTACAACACCAGCAGACACCCTCAGtaaacaagcacacaaacatattATCCCTGATGtgtgaaatatatttgttaTGTATTTGAATGGGGAACTTTCAATGTGCACaccgagtaaaaaaaaaaaatgcgtgTCATCAGTCCCCACTCCTTCTGTAGCTATCCATGGAAGTGAGAAGGACCAGGACCATTACCGAAAAATCCCAACCACCAATTCCCTTAAACATGCACAGAGTTAAATTAAACAGAATTTGTTCAAATTCAGCTCCAAAACAAACTGTCTTTTATATGTGTCTTGGCTTTTACTGCTGCAGTTTGTGTAGCGTTTGTTGTGTGCTGTCCGCTTGTTAAGACCCACAAAACATTCCAAAGCGAAGCAGAATAAAGTGAAGGAAAACTCAAGCAGACGTACATGTG contains:
- the aebp1b gene encoding inactive carboxypeptidase-like protein X2, whose protein sequence is MRDQTVVGSVVLLALCCLLLPRRGDSAGGIVSVQQTREDQPDSQLDLSLDRDDGQVVDSEGLRRITRDTPEVPQTGRVRRAPQDGKKKKDKKKNKEPKDPGATKKPKSEKKGKKKDKQKITTTTQPPTTTASPTEPPTQPETYTDYSYPDIEDDYWKSEDDYWEADPTPARPQPETQTTDLPYSYWNPDEEGTAATVTDEDGDYWKPEEKDPYIAVTDGYDDYWKPDEKEPEPTATDSYDDYWKPDEKEAEPTPTDIYDDYWKPDEVDPVSTVTDNYDDYWTPEEKDPYASVTDSYSKAVEPTPPAPEVDGNAGTDDSDYWDATFEVPDNLPFPDGKEVSPEITVENLPEEATSVPPRETWYDDYDDYSSRKVDEAEEKWMERERERAAKEREREAREREERLREAEERAKKRPKVFKEPKKCPPLGMESHKIESDQLSASSVLQYSFSPQRARLNTQGSDDEDNVRGGAWCANSEDRIHWFEIDARRETEFTGVITQGRNSKNESDYVTSYFLAFSNDSREWTTIHDGYTDWLFFGNSDAETPVMNQLAAPVVARYIRIIPQSWNGTLCMRLEVLGCPLPDQDFVLHRLNEVTPVDYLEFKHHSYSEMISRMKAVHEECPSITHLYSLGRSSSGREIMAMIISGNPTEHEIGEPEFRYTAGLHGNEAVGREMLLLLMQYLCKEYKDRNPRAQRLVEGIRIHLVPSLNPDGHERAFEFGSELSSWTTGHFTEDGFDIFQNFPDLNTILWDAEDKGLVPKVTPNHHVPIPENMEANSSIAVETRAIISWMRSYPFVLGANFQGGERIVAYPFDSFRLNKPPEDTKPHSRKKRQYEEEEPFDVTAWGRGYQEEPEEDWRGRGYAEPAEEWQGQGYDRGYDRGYDRGHDPGYDHGYDHRQDPGYDHGYGQREEEEDTRGGGYQYSEPEDEPRAIPDESLFRWLAISYASTHLAMMQNFHTSCQGDTAVGGHGIVNRAKWRPVSGSMNDFSYLHTNCLELSMFLGCDKFPHQSDLSYEWEKNREAMLVFMEQVHRGIRGIVKDQLGNPIANATVSVEGVNHDVTTAPSGDYWRLLNPGEYRVTVRAEGFSPETKLCVVGYQSGATTCSFNLAKSNWDRIKQIMALHGNKPIRLLSNGNRRPQYPLVLNSNRRVVSHGSHLTSEQQRRLRIARLRRLRQLRLLKLRSMTTTTLPPTTTTTIATTPVTTQSWYNPWFIGEGQSSTPGGFTDSILDYNYEYKIDDY